The nucleotide sequence GAGCCCTCTCCCATTTCGCTGCGCCCAAACTCTACTGCCGACTTGAGCCGCGCCCTGTTGGCCCGCCGGTCGCCCATGAGCGCGTAAAAATCGCGCACTTTGAAGGCTTTGGCGAAGTTCTGGTAGTTGTCCAGCGTATGCGCGCCGCGTGATTCCAGATCCAGCATTTTGAGGTAGAAGCGCTCGGCGCCGGAGAGATTCTCCCACAGCCGCCGGTCGATTCCTTGCGGCACCAGGCACTGGTTGGCGGTGTCCACGGCGAAGGCAATGAGATCGTCAACGAAGGTGGTCTCGCCCTTGATGCGCGGGCGGATCGCCTCGGTGGTCATATCACGGCCGTCGATGCGGGCGTAGCGGGTAAGGCACTTGAGCGCCGCGGCGTAGCCGGCCATCTGGAGATCGGCGTCCTCGAAGACATTCTCGTCTCGGTATAGGCCCCGGGCCTCCTGGTTGAGGCCGGTGAGCATCTTGACCTGCGCCTCGACCTCTTCCTGAATCTCCCAGGCCAGGTCGTCGCGGGTGGTCTTGAGCTCACCCTGGCGCTTGCGGCAGACAAGGAGCACCGTGCCCTTCACGTAGCTCCCCTCGCGCAGCGCACTGTCGGTCTCGGTGACCACATACCAGGCGGCGGTCACCTGCAGGCCCGCGGCCCAGACGATGTTGGCCATGTCGGCCCAGATGGCGCCGGACTGGTGGGTGAACATGATGATCTGAAGGCCGTTTTCCGGCATGCACTCGGTCATGCGCTTGTAGGCGGCCACCATCTTGCGGCGGAATTCCTCATCCTCGCCCTTGATGGCCAATGCCCGCCGGCTGTCCCAGACCCAGCCGGCGAACTCCGGCGGCGGGTTCTTCCGCAGCCAGGCGATGAAGAACTCGAGGATCTCCTCGTACTTTACCGCGTCGCCGTAGGGGGGATCGGTGATCAGAATGTCAGATGGGAAGGTCAACTGATCAGCAGGGAGGCTCTCAACTTTTGCCTCGATTCTTGTATCAAACGGTAAAGACTTCACCTCTAGGTCTAGGAGAGTGACACAGTATCCGAATCCTCGGCATCCGTAGTTGAACAGAGTGTTCAACGCCTGATTCATGAACGTGTTCTTTACCGCGCCGCCACCGCCATCGTGGATACTCCAGATGCAGAGGCGTGAATTCCAGTTCAACACCTGCGTCAACCCGAACTTCAGCCGCGCATCGCTGGCCCGATTGATCAGGCCCCCCAAGAGCAACTGCCGCGGATTGAATAGATGGTGCCAGTGGGTCCAGCCGCGCGTGCGGATCGGCTCGTCGGTCTTGGCTCCTGGCTCGATGCGCATGTCGGGCACCCAGCCCTTCTCCTGCCACTCGGCCAGGTGTTCGGCCACGTACTTTTCCACGATCCGCTCACGCTCGAGGTCCTCGTCCGTTACCGACCGGAACTCGTACTCGAAGCCCTTACCGTTTTCCTTGGGTCGCATCCACTGAATGCAGTAAAGCCGCTCCTGGAAGATGTCGTCTGGCCTCGGCTTAAAGTCGTGCTTTTCCCACAGACGCAACCGGTTACCGGTCGTGCCGTCGGGCTTTTTGTAATCACCGCGAAGGGTCGAGATACTGGTGCGATACTCGCGGCCGTTCACGGTGTGGACCAGGTACGGGTCCTGGCCACGTCCGTCGCTTCGCACCGTGCCGAGCTCAGCGGCCTCAAGCTCCGCCTCGCTCACGCCCGAGCGGATTGCGATGTCGTAGCGTTTGTTCGCCAGGTCGGGCACCAGCTCGGCGATCACCCTGTAGCCCTTGCTCACCACCCGGGTCGGCAGGAGCGGCACCATCCAGCCCGTCTGCGGGCAGCGCGCCTCCACGCAGTAGAGGAACACCTTGGCCCGCCAGCCGTTGCC is from Thermodesulforhabdaceae bacterium and encodes:
- a CDS encoding anti-phage-associated DUF1156 domain-containing protein, whose product is MSQKIKPYSLKDAPSLIERLLPVQKLSAEAYKEQMAVHGKTLTALGSYWKGRKPLILAKACVLGALLPATDNPRRDIEIFEMLMGMDDLSLAARAKRRPKPKEILEKLSLARIRDYFTVTPDDALPASSPVDWSNPAYDKARVAWRKDLPERERRQLEAQLLPGVPYRELVKASYRPEEVPDVHDHIWEEVNKHLGTDAHSFPELVEQLGIMRFGRRPRVADTFCGSGQIPFEAARLGCDVYASDLNPVACMLTWGAFHIVGGAPEERKQLERDQQALVEKVQAEIDRLGIETDGNGWRAKVFLYCVEARCPQTGWMVPLLPTRVVSKGYRVIAELVPDLANKRYDIAIRSGVSEAELEAAELGTVRSDGRGQDPYLVHTVNGREYRTSISTLRGDYKKPDGTTGNRLRLWEKHDFKPRPDDIFQERLYCIQWMRPKENGKGFEYEFRSVTDEDLERERIVEKYVAEHLAEWQEKGWVPDMRIEPGAKTDEPIRTRGWTHWHHLFNPRQLLLGGLINRASDARLKFGLTQVLNWNSRLCIWSIHDGGGGAVKNTFMNQALNTLFNYGCRGFGYCVTLLDLEVKSLPFDTRIEAKVESLPADQLTFPSDILITDPPYGDAVKYEEILEFFIAWLRKNPPPEFAGWVWDSRRALAIKGEDEEFRRKMVAAYKRMTECMPENGLQIIMFTHQSGAIWADMANIVWAAGLQVTAAWYVVTETDSALREGSYVKGTVLLVCRKRQGELKTTRDDLAWEIQEEVEAQVKMLTGLNQEARGLYRDENVFEDADLQMAGYAAALKCLTRYARIDGRDMTTEAIRPRIKGETTFVDDLIAFAVDTANQCLVPQGIDRRLWENLSGAERFYLKMLDLESRGAHTLDNYQNFAKAFKVRDFYALMGDRRANRARLKSAVEFGRSEMGEGSELHGSVLRAVLYAIMELVKKVETDEVLRHLTHNVPDYYGDITQRERVIALADYLADRLRWIRPEEASAARVLAEAVRNQRIG